One genomic window of Paraburkholderia phytofirmans PsJN includes the following:
- a CDS encoding succinylglutamate desuccinylase/aspartoacylase family protein yields MPSTQSLISTDIDYERPGLQNGTLRVPYSHDRSAYGHIPIPITVLKGGDGPTVLLTGGNHGDEYEGPVALMKLIRRLPSMSIKGRLIVVPALNFPAFINGSRTSPIDRGNLNRVFPGARNGHITEMIAHYADTELFPRADVVIDLHAGGASFNHLPTVLAAPPADISRSAEYRRLVQAFAAPQTMLMDLLGEDRTYGAAVERHGKLFLCGEFGGYAACDPDGVAIVEDGLRRVLHTLGVTPDDRPPAPRHDTRWLKVEGARHYVFASRAGVAEPVFGLGDQVKKDQLAARVFDPYAPWSEPQEIRFAGDGVVVCMRSFARVEPGDCIAVLAADAQWQ; encoded by the coding sequence ATGCCGTCCACACAATCGCTGATTTCCACCGACATCGACTACGAACGCCCCGGCCTGCAAAACGGCACGTTGCGCGTGCCGTATTCGCACGACCGCTCCGCGTACGGACACATTCCGATTCCGATCACCGTGCTCAAGGGTGGTGACGGTCCCACGGTGCTGCTCACCGGCGGCAATCACGGCGACGAATACGAAGGCCCCGTCGCGCTGATGAAACTGATCCGGCGATTGCCGTCGATGTCGATCAAAGGCCGATTGATCGTCGTGCCGGCGCTGAATTTCCCGGCTTTTATCAACGGCTCGCGCACCTCGCCGATCGACAGGGGCAATCTGAACCGCGTTTTCCCCGGCGCGCGTAACGGCCACATCACCGAGATGATCGCGCACTATGCGGACACCGAACTATTTCCACGCGCCGACGTGGTGATCGATCTGCACGCGGGCGGCGCGTCGTTCAATCATCTGCCAACTGTGCTCGCGGCGCCGCCCGCCGACATCTCGCGCAGCGCCGAATACCGGCGCCTCGTGCAGGCGTTTGCCGCGCCGCAAACCATGCTGATGGACCTGCTCGGCGAGGACCGCACGTATGGCGCGGCTGTCGAGCGGCACGGCAAGCTATTCCTGTGCGGCGAATTCGGCGGCTATGCGGCCTGCGATCCGGACGGCGTCGCGATCGTCGAGGACGGTCTGCGGCGTGTGCTGCACACGCTGGGTGTCACGCCCGACGATCGGCCGCCGGCGCCGCGGCACGACACGCGCTGGTTGAAAGTGGAGGGTGCGCGCCACTACGTGTTCGCCTCGCGGGCGGGCGTGGCCGAACCGGTGTTCGGGCTCGGCGATCAGGTCAAAAAAGATCAACTGGCCGCGCGGGTATTCGATCCGTATGCGCCGTGGAGCGAACCCCAGGAAATCCGTTTTGCGGGCGACGGCGTGGTGGTGT